CGAAACGTCGATTGCGGTGAAATGAGTTTGGAACGGACAGGGAAAAGCCAGCGCCTCGGAAGTTATCGGTTGAACCAGATTCTCAGAGCGCAGCGCCATATCGGTGAATTCCAGACGGCGCGCATAATCATAAATGAATTGATATTCAGGGAAGTTGGTCGGTATCAGGATTCCGGCCTGCGCAACGCCGCTTATCAGGAGCGCGACCAGAATGATTGCTGTCGCTTTCAGGTATAACATTGCTGCCACCGGGCTGGGCCTTTCTGTCAATTTCAGGAGCCGCTCCCTTTGAGAACTGTCGGCACGGTCTTGGCGAGAATCCGAATATCTTCTTTGAGCGACCAGCGGTCGATATACTGCAGATCGAGTTTCATCCACTCCTCAAAGTCTATTTTGTTTCTTCCGTTGACCTGCCAGAGGCAGGTGACTCCCGGTTTCACGGAAAGACGTCGATGCTGCCAGGGGGCGTACTGCTCCACCTCTCGCGGAAGCGGCGGCCGGGGACCGACCAGGGACATATCTCCCTTGAGAACATTGAATAGCTGCGGCAGTTCATCGATGGAGTACTTGCGGAGGAATTTCCCGATACGGGTCACGCGCGGGTCATTTTTGATTTTGAAGACGGGACCGGACATTTCGTTGAGATGTCGCAGCTGCTCTTTCAACCGTTCCGCCCCGTTAGTCATGGTGCGGAACTTGAGCATATCAAAGACCCGCCCATTGCGGCCGGTTCTCTTCTGGCGGTAAATAACCGGTCCTTCGGAGTCAATCTTGATGGCGATGGCGGTAACCAGGAGAAGCGGCGCGGTCAGGATTATTCCCAGGGCGGCGCCGACCCGGTCGAGAATTTTTTTTGCCAGTATGGCGGCGCGGTTTTCCGGTACGGAATGATACAAAAGCACCGGCTGACCGTTGAGCGCAAAGGGACGGCATTTGGAGATATTTCTTTCATAGATGTCAGGCAGGAGACAAATCTTGATTCCCATCTGCTCCACGATTTCAAAAGTGGCGCGGCTCTGCTCGAAATCTGACGGTTCATTGGCCATGACGACATAATCGATATGATTACGGGAGATGACGGTGGCGATATTGTCGGGGTGTCCCAGAAGCGGGATATCGCGGAAGCGCCAGAGGCCGCGTCGATGAGGGTCTACAAAGCCAATGATTCTGACATTCAGTTCGGGATGCCGGAGAAGATGCTCGGCGGCGCGCTGTCCGCGCGGCCCGGCTCCGGCAATCAGAATATTTTTGGCGCCCGACAGGTTGGTGCCGGACGGCATTATGCGACTTTGGAGAGAGAGTTTACGGCCTGTAAGAAACAGAATTGTTTGCAAGGCGAAATTCAGCGCCAGGAATATCCCCAGGTGAGTCGCGGGGAAATCCATTCCAAGAAAGAAAAAAGAGGTGGTGAATACCAGCGGAAAGAGCAATTCTTCTTTGAAATGTTCGCGGCTGTCAATAAGACGGTTCCGCGCCGGCACGATATCATTGGAGGGGAGGCGAATCAGAAGCGCCAGCTGGATAATCAGGGCAAGATAAAGAAGGGTCAAAAGGGAATCGCGGTCAGCTGACAAGGGCAGAAGTCGGTTACCGAGTAAAACCAGAGTAACCAATATTACCGCCCTGAGGAGATAATAGAGAATTGGATTTACCTTATGCCAATGCCATCGCCCCATGACTCTCATCGCCTGATAAAAATGCCCTGCGGCTGTAATCGCCAGTTATTGCCCGGATGGTGTCATGTCCTGAGTGGTCTTTCAAGTCTGCGCTCTGCATGAGAAAAATCTACTTGGTATCCACGATATTGCTGACTGATGCTTTTTCTTCGGCGCCGCGGTGAAACGTGATTTTTCCGTTGGATACCGTTTGGCTGCGGTAGAACTCGCACGGCATCAATTCGAAGGTCTCGGCAATTTTCCCGACGGCGGTATCCTCGGTGACGGCCAGCCCGATGTAGTTTTCCATCTGCGGCAGATAGCCGAAATCGAAGGCAAAAATCCCGGCTTTGCGCAGGGTAGAAAGAACCGAGGGGCTATCGATAACCCGCATCAAAAGGAGGTCGGCGGGTGTAATCCGGCAGGAGACGCCAAGACGTCTCAGCCGCACCGAGAGATAAACCAGATTCTCGTTGATTCGCTCCACCCGGTTCTGCAGAAATTCAAAATCATTGAGGACAGCGGCCGCGGCAATCTCGGCCATGATATAAGGAGCCCGCTCCGGTTTTTGCACGCTGACTTCATCAATGCGCAAAGGTGTTGCCAGAATATAGCTGCAGGCAAGACCGACCAGATTGAATGCTTCGGACAGAGTCCGCACAATAATCAGGTTATTGAATTTCTGAAGAAGGGCGGTGGCGGTCAGCCCCGAATATTCGATATAAGATTCATCGAGTATCATGATGGTGTCATCGAGACGCTCGAGGATATATTCAAGTTCGTCAAGATTGTATAGAGCTCCCGTCGGACGTGCCGGATTCTGGATGTAGAGAAAATCGGTGTTGTCGGTCACTTTTTCCACCAGCCCTTCAGGGTCGGCGGTGAAAGGGGAAACTCCGTAATGAGAGTAGAGATTGATATTGCAGGATTCTGCCGCCAGGCGGAACCGGTCGCCGGCCGGACCGGCGGCGAGGATGACACTACCGGGACGGGCGTAACGTTTCAGAATCGCTTCGAAAGCCAAAGAAATATCCCCGAAGGTCAACAGGCATTTTCGGGGAAGACCGGTAAACCGGCTCAGCGCCGCCAGAAGGTCTTCGCCGGTGGCGACGGCCTCTCGCCTGGTGTCGAGGCGCTCTCTGTACTCGAGAAGCGCCTGACGGACTCGGGTTGACGGATGGTGAATGATCTCGGGGGAGCCGTATTGGCGACCCCTTCTTTGCGCCGAGCTCTTCACGGCGGTATTCTCTTTTCTGGTTTTATCGTCAGGCTTCATAAACGGCTCTTTCCTCCATGAATCACCGGACAGAGAAGACTCATAACGTTGTCTTCTTTCCTGTTTCTTTTTTGCGCGATATCAATTCCGATGACTTGCGATAGATATTTCCGACCGTCTTCCGAATCGGCTCCGATATGAGCTGTCCGGTTCTGCGGATAAGGTCGGATTTAATATTTTGCTGACGGGAGACCGGCGCTTCCCAGGTCCCCTCATCACGATAGATTTCAAAACGGAGCAGACGCGGGGCGGTCAGAAGCGCCGCTTTTAGTTCCTTTTCGTTCTCAGTCTTCTCGATATCGAGTTCCAGATATGCCCGGCCTATTTCATCGAGAGTATGGGCATCGCTTGCCGCCACTTGCGGAATGTCGGAGTGTGTTTTGAGGAACTCGTGGGTGCGGATAATCTCCTCCGGACGGCACCGCGGGGTGGCAAGTTCAATCAAATCTATTTTCGAAAGGGCTTCCGCAGTAATTTCGGTTATATCCCCCCGGCTCTCTTCTTTCAAATAAAGCAACCCCTTTCCTTTGCGGAAGGGGTGGGGCAGAAGGGCGAGCCCTTTCTGGGAATGGATTTCGTCGATAACGTCGAGAAGATGACGGGAGTGGATTTCATCTTTTAAGAACAGGCCTACAATATGAATCCCCTGCTCGGTATTAATCTCCGATGCCGCGATTACCTGTACCCGCTCGGAATAGTCCCGCGCCAGGGTCACCGCTGAGAGAGTCTCATGGTCGCAGATGGCGATAAGGTCGAGACCGTCTTCTTCTGATTTCCGGACAATCGCCGCAATGGATGACTCGCAGTCAAAAGAGTGTTCGGTATGAATATGAAGGTCCATTCTCATCATAAAAGACTTTCCCTGTCAGTTGTAGAAAATGTTTATGCAAAGATGATGCCTGTTTGCAGTCGGAAGTCATATGGCTATAAGATTATGATTGTTAAGAGGTTGTGGGATAGCAGTTGCGGCCGGGCGGTTGCCGGGGAAATCAGAATGGAAATCTTTTCCGAAAGGGGTTGAATAATCTTCTCAACTAAAAAAGTGACCGCCCGGCAGGAGAGAATATGCCGGGCGGTCTTTGAGGAAGGTGAGAATGGGTACACTACTCACTTAACGGTTCATAATTTGTCGATGATAAAAATTGAAGTCAGGACGCCGCCGACGATAGAAACGGCGCCAGAGATGGTCTTGAGCCAGTCGCGGTCCTGCTTGATGTCGGAGGGAACCACGATGGCATCGCCGATTTCAACCTTGCGACCGAGAGTGCCGTTTCCGGCAAACACCCGGCCGTCGGCTTTTATCAGACGGGTCTCTTTCTTGTTCGCCTGCCGGGTGAAACTTCCGGCACGCTTGACATAGTAATCAACCTTTTTCCCCGGTTCATATTTGATGGTGCCGTTGGCGCCGACTGCACCCATCACCGAAATCCCGCTCGGTATCTGCGGCACATAAATCCGGTCTCCGTTCTGAAGTGTGATATTTCCCTTGGAGCCTTTTGTCTCGATGATTCTATCCACATCAATAATCACCCTGTTCATGCTCTCCAAATTCAGGTTGATGATTTCGACTTTCTTGAATTGACCGGTAGAATCGGCATGGAGAGGCTGCGAATTTTCCACTATTTCCGGAAGATTCTTCCGCACCAGGTCCCGGGAAATGCTCTCCCGCTGGAAAATTATCCCTTTGGGAAAAGCCCGCTCGGTGAATCCGCCGGCGCGATGGAGGACGTCATAAAGCGTCTCCGTGCGGGACAACAGCGCATACTGCCCTGGAAACTGGACTTCGCCTTCAATCACAACCGAACGATGCAAGAACCAGTCGGGAATCTGACGAACAAAAACCCGGTCATCTTCAAGAAGCAAAACCTCTTCCATCTTTGTCTTGGAGAGGTCGATATATTCGAGGCGCACCCGCCCCAGGCTGTCGGTGCGGGCGATTTCAAATCCGAGTTGGTAGGCATTTTTTTTCAGGTCGCCGGCGAGAAAAACCAGATCGGCAAGATTCATATTGTCATAAAGGAGATATTCTCCCGGCTTTTTGACTTCACCGTCGATATAGACATATTTCCTTCTCTTGACCTCGTCGATACTGTAAACATGCAGAGAGTCCAGATCCTGAAGAAGAAAGTTTGCCTGACCGGAGAGGATTTGATTCAAGTTGACCGGAATTACCTCTTCGCGGCGGTCAGGATATCGCCGGAACAGATTGGCGCGGTCGTAATAGACATTCTTAGGCTGCAATTCCCCCAGGGTCAAGAGGTCGCGGAGGGTGGTGGAATCGGTCCTCTCGAATTCTCCCGGATGTTTCACCAAACCGTCAATATAGACCACATTTCGTTTCATATCGTACAGGGAGAAGACCGCAACCCGGTCGCCGTCGGCAAGGGCAATATCATTGACCGGTTTGCCGCTATTGCTATTGAGGTTGACGTCGATAACTTCCTTTTCATCCTCAGGCGAGAAACGCTCCAGCATAATCCGGTCGAGATAAGCATCGGCGGCAGTTCCCCCGGCAAGTCCCAGCAGACTGCTGACCGTTTCATTCCCCAGAAGTTCGTAAATGGCGGGGCGCTTGACGGCGCCGCTGATACGGACACGCGGTCCGGACACCGGTATGAAGATGGCATCTCCGGAAGCGAGACGAATATCGCTCTTGCTATCCCCCTTCAAGAGAAACTGATAAAGGTCCAACGTAGTGACAATCTCATTCTTGCGAATCAACTGGATATTTCGCATGGAACCGCGGAGGTTCGGTCCTCCGGCGAGGTAAAGAGCGTTGAATAGAGTTGTCAGAGAGCTTACGGTATATGCGCCGGGACGTTTCACTTCGCCGGTCAGATAAATCCTGATGGAGCGGATTTTCCCCAGGGATACGGAGGATTTAAAATCGGAATATACCGAAGAGAATTTCCGGTTGACGGCGGCTTCAAAATCAGCCAGGGTAAGACCCCAGACAACGATTTCGCCGACTTTTGGGATGAAAATTTTGCCCTGACGGTCCACGGTCAGATTGTATTCTTTTTCGACTTTTCCCCAGAGGTAGATGACTATGTTATCGCCGGGTCCAAGAATATAATCGGCGGCATCGGCAATTTCCGGCGCTGCCGTTAGTTCTGAGGGGACACTGAAAAGCGAATAACCAAAGGGCTCCAGTTCTGCGCCGGTTGAAGCATCCGATTCAGGGGGCTTAATATTAGCGACCGGTTGAGTCTCTTTCTGAACCGGAAGCGTCGGGGTCTGGCTGGCGCCGTAGATTTCGGGGCTGTTATAAGATTTTTCGCCGCTCCTCTGGGGGCGCAGGTCATCGAGATAGTTCTTAATTAGACTATCGGGGACGGCATCGGAGCAGAACGCCGGTTTGAACCAGCTGACGGCCACCAGCAGGATAACCAGCGCAATAAGAATAATGACAATTCGCATAAACACCTTCCATGGTTTTGATATACTCCATTTCTCTCAGGCGGTTGATTATGCAAGCGGGATGCCGGTTTCCCCATGGCAAGGAAAGAGTATAAACGGCAAGCGATTAAGGTTTAATGAAGTCTGTTAATTGAAAGGCACTGAGAAAAAACTGCCGGTTGGTAGTGGAAAATATTTCTTCTGGCAGATTGCAATGGAGCAAAAGATTGAGCCAGAGTTGAGAGACTCTTCGGGCGTCGCAGCCTCTATCTTCCGGCAATAACCACGCCACTGAATCTGCCTTCGGTCAAGATAATCCATCATTGTCGCAACAAAGCGGCAAAGATAAAGTTTGTATGATTAATGTGGTGTCATTAAGTCTATTTTATTTCAGAAAGGAGATGTTTCATCATGAACAAGTTGCCGTCATTTGATGTCGCCGAAAGCCACAAATATTTTTCTGCCCATTGCTTCAACAGAACCTGGGACTTTATGGACAAGCCGAGCCGCACTGCGGATGAAGGGGAAGATATGCTCCTTACCTGTATGGCGTCACTCTGGCATTGGTCGCAGCGAGAAGATGTGACCGCGCAGAATTTTTCAGTCGGCTACTGGCAAGCCAGCCGCGTTTTTGCGCTGCTGGGCAAAGCCGATGAGGCGCGCCGTTATGCGCAGAAAAGTCTCGAACAAAGCCGGGGACTCGCCCCCTTTTATGAAGGGTATGCTTATGAAGCGCTGGCGCGAAGCGAAGCGGTCGCCGGCAATCATGAAAAAATGGAAGAGTATCTGGCGCAAGCCCGAAAGTTATCTGAAACAGTGAAAGACGAGGAGAGCAAAAAACTGCTTTCGGGAGATTTGGACCAGATTAGCTCTTTAAAAGGGCGCCCTTAATAGAATCTCATCGATACTAATTCTCGCTTCCTCCCTTACCGCATCACCGGCACCCGGAGACGTTTCGAAACCAGTTGGGCAATTCGTTCTATCCCCTCAACTATCTGTTTCTCGGTAGGAAAAGAGAAATTGAGCCGCATGGCGTTGCCGCCGGAGCCGTCGGTGAAAAATCCTTTCCCTATCACAAAGGCGACTTTGTTCTCAACCGCTTCTTTAAGAAGTTCCAGGGTGTCGATATACTCCGGGAGTTCCAACCAGAGGAACATCCCTCCTTCCGGCTTTGACCAGGAGATACCCTCATCGGGCGGCATGAACCGCTCCAGCGCGGAGAGCATTATTGAACGTTTCACCTTATAAAGCCCCCGACTGAGTACTACCTGACGGTCCACCTGGCGCGCTTCCAGAAGATAGGCGGCAAGGAAAGAGATATATGCCGATGTACAAAGGTCGGTCCCCTGCTTTGCCATGACCAGTTTGTCAATTGCCAGGCTCGGTCCCATAATCCAGCCGATTCTGAAACCGGGGGAGAATATCTTGGAGAAAGTTTTCATCATTATCACCCGCTCCTCTTTATCCAATGAAAAGAGCGACGGGATATTCTCTCCCTGGAACCGCAACTCACGGTACGGAGTATCTTCAATAATGATGAGGTCGTATTTCGACGCCAGCTCCAGGATGCGGACTCTTCGCTCGTAAGACAGGGTTATTCCCGAAGGATTTTGAAAGTCGGGGATAAGGTACACAAATTTAGGTTTACGCCCGGCTTCAAGCAGACGAAGGACAGTCTTTTCAAGTTCATCGGGAATGACGCCGTCAAAGTCCATCTCGACACCCTGAAAATCGGCGCGAAAAGCGCGGAAAGCCTGTATCGCCCCGATATAGGTCGGCTTCTCAACTATGATAGGGTCGCCCGGGTCGATGAAAATTTTGGCGAGAAGGTCTAATCCCTGTTGCGAGGATGCCGCTACTACCATATTCTCTGCTCTTACGCTTTCGCCCTGCCGCTCCATATAGTCAATCAACTGCTTTTTGAGAAACGGTTCCCCCTCGGTCGGCGAATACTGAAGCGCCAGCCGCCCTTTCTCCCGAATGACTTTAAGAGATGCCTCTTCGACCGCCTGGTATGGGAAGATCGCCGGGTCGGGTAGCCCCCCGCCGAAAGAGATTGTGTCAGGCTGCCGGGTCAGTTTCAATAACTCTCGTATTTCCGAGCGATAAAGACTCTTAGCCATAGTGGAAAATTGTATGTCAGCCATACTGCCTCCGATATTTTTGGTTATTGTAATATTTCACTTGACACACACTAATGATACAACTATTATTACAATAGTGTTACAGATTTAATGTCACTATAACAATAAAGACGATATCAGTTTAATTGCCGATATTTGTATCAATGACAAAAAGATAACCTTGTGAAGGATAATTGATATGCAGTTGCACTGGAAGCCGGAGTTACCGAAAAAAGGGGGACCTTTGTATCTGTCGCTGGTCAGGAAGTTGGAGGAAGATATCGCTCAGGGACGATTGGCGGTTGGAACCCGCATGCCGACCCAGCGAGAGCTTGCCGATGAATTGAAGATTGCCATCGGGACGGTCACCAAGGCATTCACGGAGGCGGAGCGGCGGGGATTAATTTATGGCGACGGGCGTCGCGGCACTTTTGTCGGCGAAATCCCCAAGCCGCGGGCAATACTGGCATCGATGAATCGTACTTTGCCGATCGGAATCGACTTAAGCAAGAATCACCCGGCTCATGCCTTTGACCCTGATTTGGCCGGGGCGCTGCGCCAGATTATTCGCTCCCCTAAGATACAGACTTTGCTCCAGTATCCGCCGGCATCCGGCATGCCGGAACATCTTCAGGCGGGAGCCGCCTGGCTGAGTACGGTGGGAATGAAAGTTGACCCGGAAAATCTTCATATCACCGCCGGAGCCCAGCATGCTATAAACGTCATTATCGCTACCGAAACCACCCCCGGAGATATCATCGCCGCTGAAGAATATACTTATCCCGGGGTGAAGGCTATTGCCGATATGCTGGGGCTGGAACTGGTCGGCGCGCCGATGGACGCCGAGGGAATAATTCCGGAAGAACTGGAGTCGCTCTGCCGGAGCCGCGGTATTCGCCTTCTTTATCTGAATCCCTCGCTGCAGAATCCAACCAATATTATCATGCCCACCTCCCGTCGGGAAAAGATAGCCGAACTTGCCGAGCGGTATAATTTTGCCGTGGTCGAAGATGAGATTCTGGCGCCGCTGATGGTGTCGCCCCCTTCATATTTATGGCAACTGATTCCGGAGCGGTCCTATTTTGTCATATCATCGTCAAAATCAGTGGCGGCGGGGCTTCGGCTCGGCTTCGTAGTGGCGCCGTCAGCGAAAAGGCAGAAACTGGGGGAGACGCTTCAGGCTTCTTGTCTGAGCATCCCGCCGTTAATGGCGGAGATTTTTGCGCGCTGGATGGATGACGGCACCGTGGCGAAAGTGATTGCCCGACGTCGCGAGGAACTGACGTCAAGCAATAGACTGGCGCAGGAGATTCTGAGCGACCTCAAAGTGCGTATTCATAAGTCGGGATACCACCTCTGGCTGGAGTTGCCGGAGGGGTGGAGCAGCATGGTATTTGCGACTGAATCACAGCGGCGCGGGGTGGCGGTTTCGCCGGCCGAGATTTTCGCGGTGGGGCGACATGCTCCCGTCAATGGCGTTCGCCTCTCGGTCGGAGCCGTCTCCGACCGCCTTCTTCTGAAAAGCGGACTGGAAATCCTGGTCGGTATTCTCAAGGGTTACACCCGCCAGGAAAAAGTTACTGTATGAAAGAGCCCCAGAAGTTCAGGAATGTTTATGATGACAAAAAGCGGGCGGAGGCGTACGCCAAACTTGAGTTTCCCGGAACTTATTATCTGGCATACCGTGACCTTCCGTCTCTGATTGCCAGAAACGCCCGGGGAAAACGGGCGCTGGATTTCGGCTGTGGCACTGGCCGCTCCAGTCGCTACCTCAAGAATCTCGGATTTGATGTTATCGGTATCGATATTTCCGCCAGTATGATTGCCAAGGCGCGGGAGCTTGACCCCGGGGGGGATTACAGGCTGGTGCCTGACAGCGAATCTGGACTGCAATCGCTCGACCTTGAAGTTGACTTAGTGCTTTCGGCATTCACCTTCGACAATATCCCGACTCGAGAGAAGAAAATAGCGCTTTTCAAAGGCCTTGGCAGAATTTTGAGCCATGAAGGATGTCTCATCAACCTGGTGTCGTCACCGGAGATTTACCGTCACGAGTGGGTCTCTTTTTCGACCAAAGATTTCCCGGAGAATCGGCAAGCCCGTAGCGGTGACCGGGTAAAG
The nucleotide sequence above comes from Candidatus Zixiibacteriota bacterium. Encoded proteins:
- a CDS encoding class I SAM-dependent methyltransferase is translated as MKEPQKFRNVYDDKKRAEAYAKLEFPGTYYLAYRDLPSLIARNARGKRALDFGCGTGRSSRYLKNLGFDVIGIDISASMIAKARELDPGGDYRLVPDSESGLQSLDLEVDLVLSAFTFDNIPTREKKIALFKGLGRILSHEGCLINLVSSPEIYRHEWVSFSTKDFPENRQARSGDRVKIIITAVEDSRPVEDIVWDDADYRQVYQEAGLEIVEVHSPLGLKDEPYPWVNETEIAPWVIYILRRAN
- a CDS encoding PLP-dependent aminotransferase family protein; the protein is MADIQFSTMAKSLYRSEIRELLKLTRQPDTISFGGGLPDPAIFPYQAVEEASLKVIREKGRLALQYSPTEGEPFLKKQLIDYMERQGESVRAENMVVAASSQQGLDLLAKIFIDPGDPIIVEKPTYIGAIQAFRAFRADFQGVEMDFDGVIPDELEKTVLRLLEAGRKPKFVYLIPDFQNPSGITLSYERRVRILELASKYDLIIIEDTPYRELRFQGENIPSLFSLDKEERVIMMKTFSKIFSPGFRIGWIMGPSLAIDKLVMAKQGTDLCTSAYISFLAAYLLEARQVDRQVVLSRGLYKVKRSIMLSALERFMPPDEGISWSKPEGGMFLWLELPEYIDTLELLKEAVENKVAFVIGKGFFTDGSGGNAMRLNFSFPTEKQIVEGIERIAQLVSKRLRVPVMR
- a CDS encoding sugar transferase; the encoded protein is MGRWHWHKVNPILYYLLRAVILVTLVLLGNRLLPLSADRDSLLTLLYLALIIQLALLIRLPSNDIVPARNRLIDSREHFKEELLFPLVFTTSFFFLGMDFPATHLGIFLALNFALQTILFLTGRKLSLQSRIMPSGTNLSGAKNILIAGAGPRGQRAAEHLLRHPELNVRIIGFVDPHRRGLWRFRDIPLLGHPDNIATVISRNHIDYVVMANEPSDFEQSRATFEIVEQMGIKICLLPDIYERNISKCRPFALNGQPVLLYHSVPENRAAILAKKILDRVGAALGIILTAPLLLVTAIAIKIDSEGPVIYRQKRTGRNGRVFDMLKFRTMTNGAERLKEQLRHLNEMSGPVFKIKNDPRVTRIGKFLRKYSIDELPQLFNVLKGDMSLVGPRPPLPREVEQYAPWQHRRLSVKPGVTCLWQVNGRNKIDFEEWMKLDLQYIDRWSLKEDIRILAKTVPTVLKGSGS
- a CDS encoding aminotransferase class I/II-fold pyridoxal phosphate-dependent enzyme, whose amino-acid sequence is MKPDDKTRKENTAVKSSAQRRGRQYGSPEIIHHPSTRVRQALLEYRERLDTRREAVATGEDLLAALSRFTGLPRKCLLTFGDISLAFEAILKRYARPGSVILAAGPAGDRFRLAAESCNINLYSHYGVSPFTADPEGLVEKVTDNTDFLYIQNPARPTGALYNLDELEYILERLDDTIMILDESYIEYSGLTATALLQKFNNLIIVRTLSEAFNLVGLACSYILATPLRIDEVSVQKPERAPYIMAEIAAAAVLNDFEFLQNRVERINENLVYLSVRLRRLGVSCRITPADLLLMRVIDSPSVLSTLRKAGIFAFDFGYLPQMENYIGLAVTEDTAVGKIAETFELMPCEFYRSQTVSNGKITFHRGAEEKASVSNIVDTK
- a CDS encoding PLP-dependent aminotransferase family protein, which gives rise to MQLHWKPELPKKGGPLYLSLVRKLEEDIAQGRLAVGTRMPTQRELADELKIAIGTVTKAFTEAERRGLIYGDGRRGTFVGEIPKPRAILASMNRTLPIGIDLSKNHPAHAFDPDLAGALRQIIRSPKIQTLLQYPPASGMPEHLQAGAAWLSTVGMKVDPENLHITAGAQHAINVIIATETTPGDIIAAEEYTYPGVKAIADMLGLELVGAPMDAEGIIPEELESLCRSRGIRLLYLNPSLQNPTNIIMPTSRREKIAELAERYNFAVVEDEILAPLMVSPPSYLWQLIPERSYFVISSSKSVAAGLRLGFVVAPSAKRQKLGETLQASCLSIPPLMAEIFARWMDDGTVAKVIARRREELTSSNRLAQEILSDLKVRIHKSGYHLWLELPEGWSSMVFATESQRRGVAVSPAEIFAVGRHAPVNGVRLSVGAVSDRLLLKSGLEILVGILKGYTRQEKVTV
- a CDS encoding PHP-associated domain-containing protein; its protein translation is MMRMDLHIHTEHSFDCESSIAAIVRKSEEDGLDLIAICDHETLSAVTLARDYSERVQVIAASEINTEQGIHIVGLFLKDEIHSRHLLDVIDEIHSQKGLALLPHPFRKGKGLLYLKEESRGDITEITAEALSKIDLIELATPRCRPEEIIRTHEFLKTHSDIPQVAASDAHTLDEIGRAYLELDIEKTENEKELKAALLTAPRLLRFEIYRDEGTWEAPVSRQQNIKSDLIRRTGQLISEPIRKTVGNIYRKSSELISRKKETGKKTTL
- a CDS encoding SLBB domain-containing protein, with product MRIVIILIALVILLVAVSWFKPAFCSDAVPDSLIKNYLDDLRPQRSGEKSYNSPEIYGASQTPTLPVQKETQPVANIKPPESDASTGAELEPFGYSLFSVPSELTAAPEIADAADYILGPGDNIVIYLWGKVEKEYNLTVDRQGKIFIPKVGEIVVWGLTLADFEAAVNRKFSSVYSDFKSSVSLGKIRSIRIYLTGEVKRPGAYTVSSLTTLFNALYLAGGPNLRGSMRNIQLIRKNEIVTTLDLYQFLLKGDSKSDIRLASGDAIFIPVSGPRVRISGAVKRPAIYELLGNETVSSLLGLAGGTAADAYLDRIMLERFSPEDEKEVIDVNLNSNSGKPVNDIALADGDRVAVFSLYDMKRNVVYIDGLVKHPGEFERTDSTTLRDLLTLGELQPKNVYYDRANLFRRYPDRREEVIPVNLNQILSGQANFLLQDLDSLHVYSIDEVKRRKYVYIDGEVKKPGEYLLYDNMNLADLVFLAGDLKKNAYQLGFEIARTDSLGRVRLEYIDLSKTKMEEVLLLEDDRVFVRQIPDWFLHRSVVIEGEVQFPGQYALLSRTETLYDVLHRAGGFTERAFPKGIIFQRESISRDLVRKNLPEIVENSQPLHADSTGQFKKVEIINLNLESMNRVIIDVDRIIETKGSKGNITLQNGDRIYVPQIPSGISVMGAVGANGTIKYEPGKKVDYYVKRAGSFTRQANKKETRLIKADGRVFAGNGTLGRKVEIGDAIVVPSDIKQDRDWLKTISGAVSIVGGVLTSIFIIDKL